The following are encoded together in the Actinoplanes sp. N902-109 genome:
- a CDS encoding type I polyketide synthase yields MTDPRDEPLAVVGMAGRFPGAPDLDRFWELLIRGGDAIGPVPAERWDATAQLDREKQVPAMGGFLEDVGAFDPTFFGISPREAASMDPQQRLMLETSWLALEDAGTRSRDIAGSRTGVYVGALWHDYEVLRKDRGAPATQHSAYGNANDMIATRVSYVLRLRGPSLTLETGCSASLVALHTAAQALWNGEIDAALVGGTNLMLTPDLTVGLTHFGGLSPTGRCHAFSAAADGYVRGEGVAVVYLKTLAQARRDGDRIHGLVERSVVNNDGGGDSVVTPDVAGQEDLLRLAYGDGRIAVDEVAYIEAHGTGTGRGDPVEARAIGRVLGQHRDPRRGPLRIGSVKSNIGHLEATAGLAGVIKVLLAMRHGMVPPSLHADLLNPAIAFEELNLEVVREPYTLPAGPYRAGVSSFGWGGTNAHVVLHTPPDAPPAPDGDTTPQPGQLVLSAHEPAALLQRSRDIAAMLAAGAPAGPIAANLAWRRDHFQHRVAVVHDAATDAAELLTAFAEQDADSIADTAGVVMPVPGVVAGHARRPGRVAFVFPGQGTQWAGLGRELLAGDAAFAAAVRRCAEALRPYIDWDLLAVLDGTAGDEWLNRVDIVQPTLWAVSVGLAACWQAAGIVPDVVIGHSQGEVGAATVAGILSLDDAAMIVARRSALARRTSGRGRMLAVELDVAGAQAALEGFEETVSLAVNNGPRSCVLSGDDDSIQLLKELLEADGVFCRLVKVDYASHSPQMDELRADLLNELKDVRPRKATLKLMSTVTARMLTGTEMDAAYWADNLRCPVIFAEAMSALFDDGVTHVVEISGHPVLTAAAQELASFHPDPPRVFGTLRRTEGTPRDLALAVATAYVHGLEPFGRLSRGGPAPLPAYPWQRSTYWVEPGRRRPGLAGELGVELRPSPNEPDTWEGHLELDLQEPPWLADHRVHDAVVFPAAGMLTVAIDTARARTGACPRLLDTVTFSQHLTIGSDPVPVTTVWTENGAGCGVVTVLSLPGQGAGWTTHAALEVRAEDGDAADATFPQHLLAGQDVGPAAFYSSQAARGLNYGDMLRGVRELYHGGEETLGHVVLPHQCRAAARPHALHPVLLDTILQVALPLCPGDGTVVPNSIRAVRLLRDPAEPVIEVWAHAVTYGGTGEIDVVVFDAEQRTLLRIEGLVMHALEEPGDGALRPGLTLQLEFEELPAAEPVAVHAEVSTPDPGLRADANRLADALRSAAAADDVDHVVFLAPRTLGQQRLGLMALTELVRACSQRPVPPRLVIVTSGAQAVTAADRVAPGAALFWGFGRTVRQEHPELRVLLVDLDLDGEDDGWADRCAEAVRTAHDDEDQIVLRAGRQYAARLQRTDEPGSTAAQASWRRSESAFRLVPERPGLWEGLIFRPLIRREPQTGEVEVEIRAAALNFIDVMKAMGTYPDPAGRRLLGIECAGRITRVGPGVTGLRPGQHVVACVLPTLASHVTVRADHTRVLPGRLSDEEAVTLPIALTTAWHALHDLARVESGETVLIHSAAGGLGLAAVALARLAGAEVIATAGSPAKREYLRGLGIEHVFDSRSPAWADAVLSATGGRGVDVLLNSLTGPSIRLGLQVLAEGGRFIELGKRDLYADRRVALGLFTRSITFSAVDIAGMMARRPERFARLLATVWKLVERGEVDPLPGTALPMAQVAEAMRDMSRGTHIGKFVLRAGPPPVVAPDVPDQDSLRQDASYLVTGGLGGLGLELADHLAAAGAGVLILIGRSAPSPEAERRITALRRSGNRVETRQVDVTDTVALTRLLDDVRSSLPPLRGVFHAAGVLDDATIATLRSEQIERVLGPKVDGARYLDAATVEDPLDMFVLFSSVAGLVGLPGQGAYAAANAYLDALAEARRRRGVPGLSIQWGPFADIGLAQGEHRGSRLAERGMQGLATADAWPALMDLLRADVQVASVVRLNLRQWLDSYPETAARRSWSRLLAETSSPGGTRSGSSTALLTSLEQITGADRLALVENHVRELAGRVLRFDATRVPHDVPFRDLGLDSLLSIEFRNRLEAAFGLTLSPTLLWTYGTVRSLATALAERLPGAEQPADTRSS; encoded by the coding sequence ATGACCGATCCACGTGACGAGCCGCTGGCCGTCGTCGGCATGGCCGGACGATTTCCCGGTGCGCCGGATCTCGACCGCTTCTGGGAGCTGCTGATCCGGGGCGGTGACGCGATCGGGCCGGTGCCGGCCGAGCGCTGGGACGCCACGGCCCAGCTCGACCGCGAGAAACAGGTGCCGGCGATGGGCGGCTTCCTGGAGGACGTCGGCGCGTTCGACCCGACGTTCTTCGGCATCTCCCCGCGCGAGGCGGCCAGCATGGACCCCCAGCAGCGCCTCATGCTCGAGACGAGCTGGCTGGCGCTGGAGGACGCCGGTACGCGCAGCCGCGACATCGCAGGCTCCCGCACCGGTGTCTACGTCGGTGCGCTCTGGCACGACTACGAGGTCTTGCGCAAGGACCGCGGCGCACCGGCCACTCAGCACAGCGCGTACGGCAACGCGAACGACATGATCGCCACCCGGGTGTCGTACGTTCTTCGGCTGCGCGGCCCCAGCCTCACCCTGGAGACCGGGTGTTCCGCCTCGCTGGTGGCACTCCACACCGCCGCCCAGGCGCTGTGGAACGGTGAGATCGACGCCGCTCTGGTCGGTGGGACCAACCTCATGCTCACCCCGGATCTGACGGTCGGGCTCACCCACTTCGGTGGTCTGTCCCCCACCGGCCGGTGCCATGCGTTCTCCGCCGCGGCCGACGGCTACGTGCGCGGGGAGGGGGTGGCCGTGGTCTACCTCAAGACGCTCGCGCAGGCGCGACGGGACGGCGACCGCATTCACGGCCTGGTCGAGCGGTCCGTGGTGAACAACGACGGCGGCGGCGACAGCGTGGTGACCCCGGACGTGGCAGGCCAGGAAGACCTGCTGCGCCTTGCGTACGGCGACGGTCGCATCGCCGTGGACGAGGTGGCATACATCGAGGCGCATGGCACCGGCACGGGGCGTGGCGACCCTGTCGAGGCGCGGGCGATCGGCCGCGTGCTGGGACAACACCGGGATCCGCGGCGTGGGCCGCTGCGTATCGGCTCCGTGAAGTCCAACATCGGGCACCTGGAAGCCACGGCGGGTCTGGCCGGCGTCATTAAGGTGCTGCTCGCGATGCGCCATGGCATGGTGCCGCCGAGCCTGCACGCCGATCTGCTCAATCCTGCCATCGCGTTCGAGGAGCTCAACCTCGAGGTGGTCCGCGAGCCGTACACCCTGCCCGCCGGGCCGTACCGGGCGGGAGTCAGCTCGTTCGGCTGGGGCGGCACCAACGCCCACGTCGTCCTGCACACGCCGCCGGATGCACCGCCGGCGCCGGACGGGGACACCACACCGCAGCCGGGCCAGCTGGTCCTGTCTGCCCACGAGCCCGCGGCACTGCTGCAGCGCAGCCGGGACATCGCCGCGATGCTGGCCGCTGGGGCGCCGGCGGGCCCGATCGCCGCGAACCTGGCGTGGCGTCGGGACCACTTCCAGCACCGCGTCGCAGTGGTGCACGACGCTGCCACGGACGCAGCCGAGCTGCTCACCGCCTTCGCGGAGCAGGACGCCGACAGCATCGCTGACACTGCCGGCGTGGTGATGCCGGTTCCCGGCGTTGTCGCCGGACACGCCCGACGTCCCGGCCGAGTCGCGTTCGTCTTCCCGGGTCAGGGCACCCAGTGGGCCGGTCTGGGACGTGAGCTGCTGGCCGGCGACGCCGCGTTCGCCGCCGCCGTCCGCCGGTGTGCCGAGGCGTTGCGGCCGTACATCGATTGGGATCTGCTTGCCGTTCTGGACGGGACTGCCGGCGACGAGTGGCTGAACCGGGTCGACATCGTGCAGCCAACGCTGTGGGCCGTGTCGGTCGGCCTGGCGGCATGCTGGCAGGCTGCCGGCATCGTGCCGGACGTCGTGATCGGCCACAGCCAAGGCGAGGTCGGTGCGGCCACCGTCGCGGGGATCCTCAGCCTCGACGACGCTGCGATGATCGTGGCCCGCCGCAGCGCCCTGGCCCGGCGTACGTCCGGCCGGGGCCGGATGCTGGCCGTCGAGCTGGATGTCGCCGGCGCACAGGCGGCGCTGGAAGGCTTCGAGGAGACAGTCTCCCTGGCGGTCAACAACGGGCCCCGGTCTTGCGTGCTGTCCGGCGATGACGACTCCATCCAGCTGCTCAAGGAGCTGCTGGAGGCCGACGGGGTCTTCTGCCGCCTGGTCAAGGTCGACTATGCCTCGCACAGCCCGCAGATGGACGAGCTGCGCGCGGATCTGTTGAACGAGCTCAAGGACGTGCGCCCGCGCAAGGCAACCCTCAAGTTGATGTCCACCGTGACCGCCCGGATGCTGACGGGCACCGAGATGGACGCGGCTTACTGGGCCGACAATCTGCGCTGCCCGGTGATCTTCGCCGAGGCCATGTCCGCACTGTTCGACGATGGCGTCACCCATGTTGTCGAGATCAGCGGGCATCCGGTGCTGACGGCGGCGGCACAGGAGCTGGCATCCTTCCACCCCGATCCGCCCCGGGTGTTCGGGACCCTGCGCCGTACCGAGGGCACGCCGCGTGATCTCGCACTTGCCGTTGCCACGGCTTACGTCCACGGCCTCGAACCGTTCGGACGGCTCTCCCGCGGCGGGCCCGCGCCGCTTCCGGCATACCCCTGGCAACGCAGCACGTACTGGGTGGAACCCGGTCGCCGTCGCCCGGGCCTGGCCGGCGAACTGGGCGTGGAGCTGAGGCCGTCGCCGAACGAACCGGACACCTGGGAAGGGCACCTGGAGCTGGATCTCCAGGAGCCGCCCTGGTTGGCCGACCACCGCGTTCACGACGCGGTGGTGTTCCCCGCGGCTGGCATGCTCACCGTGGCGATCGATACCGCGCGAGCCCGCACCGGTGCCTGTCCGCGGCTGCTGGACACGGTTACGTTCTCGCAGCATCTCACGATCGGCTCGGACCCGGTCCCGGTGACGACCGTGTGGACGGAGAACGGCGCCGGCTGTGGCGTCGTCACTGTGCTGTCGTTGCCCGGGCAGGGTGCCGGGTGGACGACCCACGCCGCGCTCGAGGTTCGCGCCGAGGACGGTGACGCCGCCGATGCCACCTTCCCGCAGCATCTGCTCGCCGGGCAGGACGTAGGGCCGGCGGCGTTCTACTCGTCCCAGGCGGCCCGAGGCTTGAACTACGGCGACATGTTGCGCGGCGTCCGCGAGTTGTATCACGGCGGCGAGGAGACACTCGGCCATGTCGTACTGCCGCACCAGTGCCGGGCGGCGGCGCGGCCACATGCGTTGCATCCGGTGCTGCTCGACACCATCTTGCAAGTCGCACTGCCGCTGTGCCCGGGGGATGGCACCGTGGTGCCCAATTCCATCCGTGCCGTACGGCTGCTGCGCGATCCCGCCGAGCCAGTCATCGAGGTCTGGGCGCACGCCGTCACGTATGGCGGGACCGGCGAGATCGATGTCGTGGTCTTCGACGCCGAGCAGCGGACGCTGTTGCGGATAGAAGGCCTCGTGATGCACGCGCTGGAGGAGCCCGGCGACGGTGCGCTGCGGCCCGGGCTGACGCTTCAGCTTGAGTTCGAGGAACTACCGGCCGCCGAACCGGTGGCTGTCCACGCCGAGGTGAGTACCCCGGACCCCGGTCTGCGAGCCGACGCGAACCGATTGGCGGACGCGCTGAGGAGCGCAGCCGCGGCGGACGACGTGGACCATGTCGTGTTTCTGGCTCCGCGCACGCTCGGGCAGCAGCGGCTCGGGCTGATGGCTCTCACGGAGCTGGTGCGTGCGTGCTCGCAACGACCTGTGCCGCCCCGGCTGGTGATCGTAACCAGCGGCGCCCAGGCGGTCACCGCAGCCGACCGAGTGGCTCCCGGTGCGGCGTTGTTCTGGGGCTTTGGCCGGACCGTCCGGCAGGAGCACCCGGAGCTGCGCGTACTGCTGGTCGACCTCGACCTCGACGGGGAGGACGACGGATGGGCAGATCGGTGCGCCGAGGCGGTGCGCACGGCGCATGACGACGAGGACCAGATCGTGCTGCGCGCGGGCCGTCAATACGCGGCCCGGCTGCAGCGGACCGATGAGCCGGGCAGCACAGCGGCGCAGGCGTCCTGGCGGCGCAGCGAATCGGCGTTCCGTCTGGTGCCGGAGCGCCCAGGACTGTGGGAAGGCCTGATCTTCCGTCCACTGATCCGGCGTGAGCCGCAGACCGGCGAGGTGGAGGTGGAGATCCGCGCCGCCGCCCTCAACTTCATCGACGTGATGAAGGCAATGGGTACCTACCCCGATCCGGCAGGCCGCCGGCTTCTGGGTATCGAGTGCGCCGGTCGGATCACCCGGGTCGGTCCCGGAGTCACCGGCCTGCGCCCCGGTCAGCACGTTGTTGCGTGCGTGCTGCCGACGCTGGCGTCCCACGTCACGGTGCGGGCGGATCACACCCGCGTCCTGCCCGGCCGGCTGAGCGACGAAGAGGCGGTCACCTTGCCGATCGCTCTCACCACCGCATGGCACGCCCTGCACGATCTTGCCCGGGTGGAGTCCGGTGAGACCGTGCTGATCCATTCCGCTGCGGGTGGTCTGGGATTGGCGGCGGTGGCGCTCGCCCGGCTGGCCGGTGCCGAGGTGATCGCCACGGCCGGCAGCCCGGCAAAGCGGGAGTACCTGCGGGGGCTGGGCATCGAGCATGTCTTCGACTCGCGCTCGCCGGCGTGGGCCGATGCCGTGCTGTCCGCAACCGGCGGACGCGGTGTGGACGTGCTGCTGAACTCGCTCACCGGACCGTCGATCCGGCTCGGGCTGCAGGTGCTCGCGGAGGGCGGCCGGTTCATCGAGCTGGGCAAGCGGGACCTGTACGCCGACCGCCGGGTCGCGCTCGGCCTGTTCACCCGCTCCATCACCTTCTCGGCCGTGGACATCGCGGGCATGATGGCGCGCCGCCCGGAACGGTTCGCCCGGTTGCTGGCCACGGTGTGGAAGCTGGTGGAGCGGGGAGAAGTCGACCCGTTGCCCGGCACCGCTCTGCCCATGGCGCAGGTCGCGGAGGCGATGCGCGACATGTCCCGTGGAACTCACATCGGTAAATTCGTCCTGCGAGCCGGGCCGCCGCCCGTTGTGGCACCGGACGTGCCCGACCAGGACTCGCTGCGGCAGGATGCCAGCTACCTGGTCACCGGCGGCCTTGGCGGCCTGGGCCTGGAGCTTGCCGACCATCTGGCTGCGGCTGGAGCCGGAGTGCTGATTCTCATCGGCCGCTCGGCGCCCTCGCCGGAGGCGGAGCGGCGTATCACTGCATTGCGCAGGTCCGGGAACCGGGTGGAGACCCGGCAGGTCGACGTCACCGATACCGTGGCACTGACCCGGCTGCTCGATGACGTGCGCTCCAGCTTGCCCCCGCTGCGTGGTGTGTTCCATGCGGCAGGTGTCCTGGACGACGCAACCATCGCCACCTTGCGGAGCGAGCAGATCGAGCGGGTCCTCGGGCCGAAGGTCGACGGGGCGCGGTATCTGGACGCGGCGACCGTCGAGGACCCCCTGGACATGTTTGTGCTGTTCTCCTCCGTCGCCGGACTGGTGGGCCTGCCGGGGCAGGGCGCGTACGCCGCCGCGAACGCCTACCTCGACGCCCTGGCCGAAGCGCGCCGACGCCGCGGGGTGCCAGGTCTGAGCATCCAGTGGGGGCCGTTCGCTGACATCGGTCTGGCCCAGGGCGAGCACCGTGGTTCGCGGCTGGCCGAGCGCGGCATGCAGGGGCTGGCAACAGCCGATGCGTGGCCCGCGCTGATGGATCTGCTCCGCGCGGACGTGCAGGTCGCCTCGGTTGTCCGGTTGAACCTGCGGCAATGGTTGGACTCGTACCCGGAGACTGCCGCGCGGCGCAGTTGGAGCCGGCTGCTGGCCGAGACGTCCTCGCCCGGCGGCACCCGTTCGGGCTCGTCGACCGCGCTGCTGACCAGCCTGGAGCAGATTACCGGAGCCGATCGTCTCGCACTGGTGGAGAACCATGTCCGGGAGCTGGCGGGCCGGGTACTACGGTTCGACGCCACCCGGGTGCCGCATGATGTCCCGTTCCGCGACCTTGGCCTGGACTCCCTGCTGAGCATCGAGTTCCGCAACCGCCTGGAAGCGGCCTTCGGACTGACGCTGTCGCCCACGCTGCTGTGGACGTACGGCACCGTCCGTTCCCTGGCCACCGCGCTGGCCGAGCGTCTGCCAGGCGCTGAGCAACCCGCCGACACGAGGAGCAGCTGA
- a CDS encoding polyketide synthase — translation MSTTALNRALATIQKLRAELAARSDRQPIAVVGVGLRFPGGLRDLDGYWSALSTGQDLVRPLPEGRREPFAAQWATLPHRGGFLDDVLGFDAAFFGIRTHEAQAMDPQHRILLEVSWEALEDAGITPRLVEGQRAGFFAGITNTDYNTDWRPADPEFSWLLGNLPAFAAGRVAHTLGLTGPAMTVDTACSSSLVAVHLARQALSRRECDVALAGGANLVVSPGMTRIMAQSGLLAPDGTCKPFDARANGFTRSEGCGIVVLKRLDDALRDDDRIYALIQGSALNHDGRSTSISAPSVSAQTDLIKAALADADLGPEAVGLVEAHGTGTALGDPIEMEAVAEALGRPAPDNVLHVGSVKANLGHQEAAAGIAGLLKAILCLHHRAVPPLLHFRTLNPRIDLSGTGIRLTEKLQPWLLERSGEHAAVSSFGLSGTNAHIILGAPPERTAVDGTVAVAGFEMSARDPAALRALVRDYHGRLRDLADGDYAAFAYTATQGRARHPQRLVVVAANRHEAIAALRRFLDAPAVSSEADLGEDHALPRRVLSLPPYPWQHRHLALQPPGIEDLTGR, via the coding sequence ATGTCGACGACCGCGCTCAATCGGGCGCTTGCCACCATCCAGAAACTGCGTGCCGAACTCGCGGCGCGAAGCGACCGGCAGCCCATCGCCGTCGTCGGCGTAGGGCTGCGGTTCCCCGGCGGACTACGCGACCTCGACGGCTACTGGTCCGCGCTGAGCACCGGCCAGGACCTGGTGCGCCCACTGCCGGAGGGCCGGCGGGAGCCCTTCGCTGCGCAATGGGCAACGTTGCCGCACCGAGGCGGCTTTCTCGACGATGTCCTGGGCTTCGACGCGGCCTTCTTCGGTATCCGCACCCACGAGGCGCAGGCGATGGATCCGCAGCACCGGATCCTGCTCGAGGTGTCCTGGGAGGCGCTTGAGGACGCGGGCATCACGCCGCGGCTGGTGGAAGGGCAGCGCGCGGGCTTCTTCGCCGGTATCACCAACACCGACTACAACACCGACTGGCGCCCGGCCGACCCTGAGTTCTCTTGGTTGCTCGGGAATCTGCCGGCCTTCGCCGCGGGGCGGGTGGCGCATACCCTCGGGCTCACCGGCCCAGCCATGACGGTCGACACCGCCTGCTCGTCCTCACTGGTCGCCGTGCACCTGGCCCGGCAGGCGCTGTCCCGCCGGGAGTGCGACGTGGCACTGGCCGGCGGCGCGAACCTCGTCGTCTCGCCGGGCATGACCCGGATCATGGCGCAGTCCGGTCTGCTCGCCCCGGACGGGACCTGCAAGCCCTTCGATGCGCGGGCGAACGGCTTCACCCGCTCCGAAGGCTGCGGGATAGTCGTGCTCAAGCGGCTCGACGACGCGCTGCGCGACGATGATCGGATCTACGCCCTGATCCAGGGTTCCGCGCTCAACCACGACGGCCGCTCCACCAGTATCAGCGCACCCAGTGTGTCCGCGCAGACGGACCTGATCAAGGCCGCGCTTGCGGATGCGGACCTCGGCCCGGAGGCTGTCGGTCTGGTCGAGGCGCACGGCACGGGCACTGCTCTGGGCGACCCGATCGAGATGGAGGCAGTCGCCGAGGCTCTCGGACGTCCGGCCCCGGACAATGTGCTGCATGTCGGCTCGGTCAAAGCAAACCTGGGGCATCAGGAGGCCGCTGCCGGCATCGCCGGTCTGCTCAAGGCCATCCTGTGCCTGCACCACCGGGCCGTGCCGCCTCTGCTGCACTTCCGGACGCTCAACCCGCGCATCGATCTCAGTGGTACGGGCATCCGGCTGACGGAGAAGCTGCAGCCCTGGTTGCTGGAGCGTAGCGGGGAACACGCAGCGGTCAGTTCGTTCGGGTTGAGCGGGACGAACGCTCACATCATCCTGGGTGCACCACCCGAGCGCACCGCTGTGGACGGCACCGTCGCTGTGGCCGGTTTCGAAATGTCGGCGCGTGATCCGGCCGCCCTGCGGGCACTGGTCCGTGACTACCACGGCCGGCTGCGGGATCTCGCCGACGGCGACTATGCCGCCTTCGCCTACACCGCCACTCAGGGGCGGGCCCGGCATCCGCAGCGTCTGGTGGTCGTCGCCGCCAACCGTCACGAGGCGATTGCCGCACTACGCCGGTTCCTTGACGCACCGGCCGTTTCCAGCGAGGCGGACCTCGGCGAGGACCATGCCCTTCCCCGCCGGGTGCTCAGTCTCCCGCCCTACCCCTGGCAACACCGACACCTGGCATTGCAACCGCCGGGGATCGAGGACCTGACAGGAAGGTGA
- a CDS encoding DUF5988 family protein, producing MTDDMGREAIRIVLEGGPDRFPAEERTRYVAACEPRFKIQHYGGYEHFERDEDVTAAAGAVVVYRWVARTEIAE from the coding sequence ATGACCGACGACATGGGCCGCGAGGCCATCCGCATCGTGCTGGAAGGCGGCCCCGACCGCTTCCCGGCGGAGGAACGTACAAGGTACGTCGCCGCCTGCGAACCGAGGTTCAAAATCCAGCACTACGGCGGTTACGAGCACTTCGAACGGGACGAGGATGTCACGGCGGCCGCCGGGGCCGTGGTGGTGTACCGCTGGGTGGCCCGCACCGAGATCGCCGAATGA
- a CDS encoding PP2C family serine/threonine-protein phosphatase → MDIWTAGWGIGGLRLSAAAGSVVGNRYRENYDVVHLDQGRPLAVVADGMGSGAGSTAAGRTAVETFVQHAQPGRLRSAVAEVQRAVIAKGRGVADLTGCTLTAFVGDDDGAWIVQLGDSRVYRLRDGVVELLTVDHTVAWHGLLHGWFTADSPEAHAARYRLLRYVGHPKAPEPDLLSISLRAQDRFLLCTDGVSDQLTYERLAEALNADAEPTVTVEALLKDTLVTGDDNATAILIQTRSA, encoded by the coding sequence GTGGATATCTGGACTGCTGGGTGGGGAATTGGCGGGTTGCGGCTCAGCGCGGCCGCCGGGAGTGTCGTGGGGAACCGGTATCGGGAGAACTATGACGTCGTGCATCTGGATCAGGGGCGGCCGTTGGCGGTTGTAGCTGATGGGATGGGCAGCGGGGCCGGGTCGACGGCTGCTGGGCGTACGGCTGTGGAGACCTTTGTGCAGCACGCGCAGCCCGGCCGGCTGCGAAGTGCCGTTGCCGAGGTGCAGCGGGCAGTCATTGCCAAGGGGCGCGGCGTTGCCGACCTGACCGGGTGCACGCTGACTGCCTTTGTCGGTGATGACGATGGCGCCTGGATTGTGCAGCTCGGCGATTCTCGGGTTTATCGCCTACGGGACGGCGTCGTGGAGTTGCTGACCGTTGATCACACCGTGGCATGGCACGGTTTGTTGCACGGCTGGTTTACGGCCGATTCCCCGGAAGCCCACGCAGCGCGATATCGGCTCCTGCGCTACGTGGGCCATCCGAAGGCGCCCGAGCCCGATCTGCTCAGCATCAGCCTGCGGGCCCAGGACCGGTTTCTCCTCTGTACGGACGGAGTCAGCGACCAGCTCACCTATGAACGCCTGGCGGAAGCCCTCAACGCCGACGCCGAACCAACTGTCACCGTCGAGGCGCTTCTGAAAGACACGCTCGTGACTGGCGACGACAACGCGACAGCCATTCTGATCCAGACGCGATCTGCTTAG
- a CDS encoding aminoacyl--tRNA ligase-related protein: MSTAFGTTLHTAPGQSESQGHQMLQRAAMVRQVAQGIFAYLPFGWRTVRKIEAVLRAEMERIGCQEISMPVVNPADLWKQSGRYTGIGPELARFADRRGRDMVLAMTHEEIVTSLARSEIGSYRDLPRMVFQLQTKFRDDARPRAGLLRVREFTMKDAYSFDRDEEGLARQYRAQYQAYFTIFKRCGVPIRAVLSDVGMMGGSMAHEFMYITPIGEDTLLLCDACGFAANREVATFRKPSTASEAVTVHHWEGGGKLVTAVLRADTELNETKLANLVHASGPRDITVVDDAVQNTGYKADIIGDITAARAGDPCPECGHALRTTRGVEAGNIFKLGTKYSADLGAVFVDADGERRPLIMGCYGIGVGRLLGCAAEEHHDDKGLRLPASIAPYHVHLALLDDINSEVGTLAQRYYDELWAHGIEVLLDDRTERPGVKFADADVIGLPLRLTLGKKGFAAGTAELRDRATGATTTVPLDNVVTEVRNRIAAMLTTLAAPITVDLPAELR; the protein is encoded by the coding sequence ATGTCGACCGCATTCGGCACCACCCTGCACACCGCCCCGGGACAATCGGAATCCCAGGGCCACCAGATGCTGCAACGGGCAGCCATGGTCCGCCAGGTCGCCCAGGGCATCTTCGCCTACCTGCCGTTCGGATGGCGCACCGTCCGCAAGATCGAGGCCGTGCTGCGCGCCGAAATGGAGCGCATCGGCTGCCAGGAGATCTCGATGCCGGTGGTCAATCCGGCCGATCTGTGGAAACAATCCGGGCGCTACACCGGGATCGGCCCGGAACTCGCCCGCTTCGCCGACCGGCGGGGCCGCGACATGGTGCTGGCCATGACGCACGAGGAAATCGTCACGTCCCTCGCCCGCTCCGAGATCGGGTCGTACCGCGACCTGCCGCGCATGGTCTTCCAACTGCAGACCAAATTCCGCGACGACGCCCGCCCGCGCGCCGGCCTGCTCCGCGTACGCGAATTCACCATGAAGGACGCCTACAGCTTCGACCGTGACGAGGAAGGTCTGGCCCGGCAGTACAGAGCCCAGTACCAGGCCTACTTCACCATCTTCAAACGCTGCGGGGTGCCGATCCGGGCGGTGCTGTCCGACGTCGGCATGATGGGCGGCAGCATGGCCCACGAATTCATGTACATCACCCCGATCGGTGAGGACACGCTGCTGCTGTGCGACGCATGCGGTTTCGCCGCCAACCGCGAAGTCGCCACCTTCCGCAAACCGTCCACCGCATCCGAAGCGGTCACCGTGCACCATTGGGAGGGCGGCGGCAAGCTCGTCACCGCCGTGCTGCGCGCCGACACCGAGCTCAACGAGACCAAACTCGCCAACCTCGTTCACGCATCCGGCCCGCGCGACATCACCGTCGTCGACGACGCGGTACAGAACACCGGGTACAAGGCCGACATCATCGGTGACATCACCGCGGCCCGGGCCGGCGATCCGTGCCCGGAATGCGGTCACGCCCTGCGCACCACCCGAGGCGTCGAAGCGGGCAACATCTTCAAATTAGGCACCAAATACTCGGCCGACCTGGGCGCCGTGTTCGTGGACGCCGACGGCGAACGCCGCCCGCTCATCATGGGCTGCTACGGCATCGGCGTGGGCCGGCTGCTGGGCTGCGCCGCCGAGGAACACCACGACGACAAGGGCCTGCGACTCCCGGCCAGCATCGCCCCGTACCACGTCCACCTCGCCCTCCTCGACGACATCAACTCCGAGGTGGGCACGCTCGCCCAGCGGTACTACGACGAATTGTGGGCCCACGGCATCGAGGTCCTCCTCGACGACCGCACCGAACGCCCGGGCGTCAAATTCGCCGACGCGGACGTGATCGGCCTCCCGCTGCGCCTCACCCTCGGAAAGAAAGGCTTCGCCGCCGGTACGGCCGAACTGCGCGATCGAGCCACCGGGGCGACCACCACCGTGCCCCTCGACAATGTGGTCACCGAGGTCCGCAACCGCATAGCCGCCATGCTGACAACCCTCGCCGCCCCGATCACCGTCGACCTCCCGGCGGAACTGCGCTAA